Part of the Fundidesulfovibrio terrae genome is shown below.
TCTTGCAGATGCCCTGGATGCCCGAGGCCCTGCGCGGCGGGGCCTGGGTGGTTATCCTGGCCTTGGCCGGATGGCTGGTGCGGCGGGCCGGGGCCAGGGCTGCCAAGGCGGCTGTGGCGGACCAGGCCGGATCGGCCTGTCTGGCCGCCCCGGCCGACGTGGTGTCGCGGCTGGCCGCGTGGTCCGGCTGGATCTATCCGGTGCTGTGCCTGCCCGCCTTGTTCGGCTGGATGAACGTGACCATGCTCGCCACCGAAGGGTGGTTCCTGCTGCTGGTCTTTTTCCAGGCCGGGCTCGGCCTGTACGGGCTGGTGGAGCGCCTTGCGGCACGGCCGTCTTACGATCTGGCCTCGGAACTGGCCAAGGGGCTGGTCGGCGGCGTGGCCCTGCCCCTGACCGCCATCAGCATGGCCGGATGCTTCCTGTTCTGGCTGTCCATGGCCATGGGCGGGCGCAGCGTGTTCTGGTCGCTGGTCAGCGCCGACGTGGAGGAGAGCGGCTTCAGCCTGGACCTGGCCCGCCTCTCGGCCATGTTCATCGGTTTCTATCTGGCGCGCGCCGCCACCCGCGTGGCCGACCGGCTCATCGCCGAGCTCCCGGCCCGGCGCCCGGACCTGGAGCGCGGCGTGCTCAACCTTTTGGAGACCCTGTCCACCTACCTGGTCTGGGGCGTCTACGTGCTCACGGCCATGCGCCTGGCCGGGGCCAGCTTCACCAGCCTAGCGGTGGTGGCCGGCGGCCTGTCCGTGGGCATCGGTTTCGGCCTGCAGAACATCATCAACAACTTCATCTCCGGCCTGATCCTTCTTTTCGGGCGCTCGGTGCAGGCCGGGGACATCCTTCAGATCGGCGAGATATGGGGCGTGGTGCAGCGGGTGAACATCCGCAACACCATCGTGCAGACCTTCGACAACGCCACGCTTTTCGTGCCCAACTCGGACCTCATCGCCCAGAAGATCGTCAACTGGTCCCACAAGGACCGCCGGGTGCGGCGCTCCCTGGAAGTGGGCGTGGCCTACGGGTCGGACACGGCCCGGGTGCACGCGCTTCTTGTGGAGGCGGCCTCGGCCCACCCGCACGTGCTGGCCGACCCCAAGCCCACGGCCCAGTTCACGGCTTTCGCGGACTCCTCGCTCAACTTCAAGCTGCTCTTCTGGGTGGACGACCTGGACAACGCCGGGCGCACATCCTCGGAGATCCACATGGCCGTGGAGCGCATCTTCCGGGAGAACGGCATCGGGATTCCCTTCCAGCAGCGCGAGGTGATCACCGGCGCGCGGCCCGACCCGGAAAGGCAAATTGGCTTTGACTCCGCACCCGAAGCAGGTAGAAAAGAGCCATGAACCAAACCCCCTCCGACGCGGTCGGGAAGGTCTGCGCCCTCACCCTGGCCCAGGAGCGCAACCTGCTCTCTTCGGTGATCGACCAGATTCCCGACGACATCGTGATCCTGGACGCGGCGTCGTGCGTGGTGGACGTCAACCGAGCGGTCACGGACCGGCTCGGAGGGAAGCGGGAGGAATACCAGGGCAAGCCCTGCTGGGAGGTCCTGGCCGGTTTCAAGGGCATCTGCGAGCCCGAGATGGACGTGTCCCGCTGGGAGGCCGTGCGCCATGGCGGCAAAAGCGAGGAGGTCTACACCTCCGTGGATTCCCACGGGCGCATGCAGTATTTCCGGGTGTACCTCTATCCGGTCATGGACGGCGCGGGGGCGCTCTCCCACGTGGTGGTGCTGCGCCGCGACGTCACCCAGGGCACCTACATGGAGCGCAGGCTCCAGCAATCGGAGAAGCTGGCCGCGGTGGGCGAACTCTCCACCTACGTGGCCCACGAGATAAGAAACCCGCTCTTCGCCATCGCCGGATTCGCCAATTCGCTTCTGCGCTCGGGCTCCCTGGACGACAAGGCCCGCTCCAAGGTGTCGGTCATCCTGGAGGAATCCAACCGCCTGGACAAGATTCTGAAAAGCCTGCTCAACTTCTCCCGCCCCACCCAGGGCATGGAAGGGCAGGTGGACGTGAGCCGGGTGGCCGAGGCCACCATGGAGCTCATGTCCCTGGCCTGCCAGAAGCAGGGCATCGAGGTGCGCGTGGAGGCGGGCAACGGACTGCCCATGGTCCACGGCGACCCGGAACTCATCAAGCAGTGCATCATCAACATGGTGAAGAACTCCATGGAGGCCATGCCGGGCGGCGGCCGCATCGACCTGCGCTGCTACATGCGCGGCGACAGGGCCGTGGCCGAGGTGGCCGACACCGGCGCGGGCATCCCGCCTGAGAACCTGGACCAGGTGTTCAACCCCTTCTTCTCCACCAAGGACAAGGGGGCGGGACTGGGCCTGGCCATGATCAAAAAGATTCTGGACGAGTCCGGAGGCTCGGTCGAGCTGGAAAGCGAAGTGGGCAAGGGCACCACGGTGCGCCTGCTGCTCTCGCCGCTCATGGCCGCCGACGAGTCCGACGTGTCCGGCAAGGCCGCGCCGCGTCATGATTCCAAGTGGATCGCGGGCGTGGGAAGCAAGGAGGAGGCGTAAGTGACGCAGGTGGTGCTGGCCACGCGAAACCTTGGCAAGGTGCGCGAACTGCAGGCCATGCTGGAAGGGCAGGACATAGAGGTCCTCGGGCTGGACCGGTTCCCGGAGATCGGCGAGATCGAGGAGACCGGCGAGACCTTCGAGGACAACGCCCGGCTCAAGGCCAAGGCCGTGAGCGAGGCCACGGGCCTCATCGCCCTGGCCGACGATTCGGGGCTGAGCGTGGACGCCCTCGGCAATGAACCCGGCGTGCGCTCGGCCCGCTACTCGGGCGAGAACGCCACCGACGCCTCGAACAACGAGAAGATCCTCGAGGCCATGAAGGACGTGCAGGGCGACAAGCGGGCCTGCAAGTTCATCTCTGCAATCGTGGTCCACGCCCCGGACGGGCACGAGTTGGTCTTCCACGGGGTCTGGTTCGGCAGGCTCGGCCTGGAGCCCAAGGGCGACAACGGCTTCGGCTACGATCCGCTCTTCTACGATCCGGAACTCAGGCTCACCGCCGCCGAGATGACCTCCGAGCAGAAGAACTCCCGCAGCCACCGCGGCCGGGCCATGCGCGAGCTCATGAAATATTTTCCCGGCTTCGTGGACAAGCTTGCCCGCGAGGCCGCCATGACCCCCGAGCAGCGCGACTTTCGCGACAGGTACGAGGGCGTGAAGGGCTGGCTCAAGTTTTTGAGCATGGCCATGATGGGCGCGGTGCCGCTTTTGGCGGCGTTCATCGTCTCGCGCAACTTGAAGTTCATGCAGGCCTTGGAGGCCCCCGGAGGCCCTCCGCGCGAGCTGGCCGCCGAGGTGGCCAAGGCCCTGACCCTTGAGAACGTCCTGGCCACGATGGTGGGATTCCTGGTGTTCTGGGGCGGCATATCGCTCTACCGTCGCAGGAAGGGCGCGGTGCTCCTGGCCAAGATCGCCTGGCTGGCCGTGCCCCTGGCCAGCGGCGTGGAATACCTTGCGACCCAGTATTTCGCCTATCCCCCGAACGTCAGGGACATGGCCTCCATGGCCGCCCTGGCCAACGCCCTGCCGGGGCTCTTCGCGGCCACCATCGCTGTCTACTATCTGACCGTTTCCAAGCGGGTGAAGGCCACCTTCTTTCCGGACGGGGCTTCTTGACAGCCGCCCGGCTTTTCGCACACTGACCATAGCCGATTTTGACAAACTCCGACAAAGGATGAACCATGTGCGGCATCATCGGATATAGCGGACACCGTCCCGCCGTGCCCGTCATCATCGAAGGGCTCAAGCGCCTGGAATACAGGGGATACGATTCGGCCGGAGTGGCCTACGTGCAGCGGGGCGAACTGCGCGTGGTGCGGGCCGAGGGCAAGCTTATCAACCTGGAGAACCGGCTGGCCGAGTCCCCGTCGCACACCGCCACCTCGGGCATGGGGCATACCCGCTGGGCCACCCACGGCCTGCCCGTGGAGCGCAACGCCCACCCCCACCGCGACGCTTCCGGCAAGATCGCCCTGGTGCACAACGGCATCATCGAGAACTACCAGGAACTGCGCGAGGAGCTTAAAAGCCAGGGCGTCGCCTTCGCCTCCGAGACCGACACAGAGGTCCTGGCGCAGCTGGTGGGAAAGTACCTGGCCGAGACCGGCAAGCTGGACCTGGCCGTGTCCAAGGCCCTGTCGCGGGTGGACGGCTCCTACGCCATCTGCGTGGTGTCGCTGGAGCATCCCGGCATCCTGTACGCCGCACGCAAGTCCTCGCCGCTGGTCATGGGCGTTGGCGTAGGCGAGAATTTCGTGGCCTCCGACATCCCGGCCTTCCTCCCCTACACCCGCGAGGTGGTCTTCTTGGAGGACGGCGAGATGGTGCGCATCGACGCCAATTCCTGGAAGGTGATGGACGCCGCCACCCTGGAGCCGGTGGAGAAGACCCCCCAGCACATCGCCTGGGACGTGCAGGCGGCCCAGAAGGGCGGCTACAAGCATTTCATGCTCAAGGAAATCTTCGAGCAGCCCCGGGTCATCTCCGACTGCCTGGCCGGGCGCATCGACCACAAGGCCGGCAAGGCCCACCTGCCGGACCTGGAAGGCTTGCCCGCCCCCACGCGCCTGACCATCGTGGCCTGCGGCACCAGCTACCACGCCGGGCTGTGGGGCATGTACCTGCTTGAGACCTGGGCCAAGATTCCCACCCGGGTGGAGATCGCCTCCGAGTTCCGCTACCGCGATCCGATCCTGGGCCCCGGCGACACGGTGCTGGCCATCTCCCAGTCCGGAGAGACCGCCGACACTCTGGCCGGGATGCGTCTGGCCCGCGAGCGCGGGGCCACGGTCATTGGGCTGTGCAACGTGGTGGGCTCCACTGTCTCGCGCGAGTCCGACCGGGTCATCTACACCCAGGCCGGTCCGGAGATGTCCGTGGCCTCCACCAAGGCCATGTGCTCCCAGCTGACGCTCTTGACCCTGCTGGCCCTGCACTGGGGGCAGGAGAAGGGCGTGCTGCCTCCGGACGCGCGGGCCAACTGCCTGAAGGCCCTCACGCACCTGCCGGACATCCTGGCCGCGGAGCTTCCGCGCATGCGCACCCGCGCCCAGGAGCTGGCCCGGGCCTACTCCGAGGCCCGCAGCTTCCTCTACCTGGGGCGCGGCCCGTGCTATCCCCTGGCCCTGGAGGGCGCGCTCAAGCTCAAGGAGATCAGTTATATCCATGCCGAAGGCTATGCCTCGGGCGAGATGAAGCACGGCCCCATCGCCCTCATCGACCCCAAGTTCCCCACCTTTGCCCTGGCCCCCTGCGACGAGCTCTTCCCAAAGGTGAAATCCAACCTGGAGGAGGTGCAGGCGCGCGGTGGCAAGGTCATCGCCCTCACCCGGGCCGGGTCCGAGCTGCACGTGGACCACGCCTGGGAGGTGCCCGAGGTGTGGGGGCCCATGAACACCTTCATGCTCCTGCCCGCGCTGCAGCTCTTCGCCTATGAGATGGCCGACTACCTGGGCAAGGACGTGGACCAGCCGCGCAACCTGGCCAAGAGCGTCACGGTGGAGTAGCCCCGAAGTGAAGTTCAGGACCTTTCTCGCGTTTGCCGCCGTTCTCTGGGCCGGACTGGTCCTGTTCACCGTGCCCGCCTGGGCTGAGTCCGCGCAGCCCGGGGCCAAAGACGCCGCCGCTTCCGCCCGGACCGGCTCGAAACCGGCCGGGAAATCCGCGAAAAAGGACGCGCCCAAACCCGCCGCCGGGGCCAAGGCCCCGAAGAAGGCCGTGGTCACGGACGTGCAGGTCTATTCCGGACGCGACTATTCGCGCATCGTGCTGGTGCTCTCAGGCGAGGCCGGGCGCAAATGGCAGCTCCTGCCGCCGGACCCCAAGGACGGCGGCGTGCGCCGCCTGTATGTGGACTTGGACGATACGGTGATCAAGCCCGGGGTGCCCAGCCGCTTCGACGTGCGCGGCGACGTGGCCCGCAAGGTGCGCCTGAGCTATTTCAAGCCGGGCGTGGCCCGCCTGGTGGTGGAGGTGGAAAACCTCAAGAACCAGCAGGTGTTCGAGCTGGAGAATCCCTGCCGGGTGATCGTGGACGTGCAGGGCGAGGCCTCCAAAAAAGATCCGGCCCAGGCCAAGGGCGCGGAGAAGGACGCATCCGGGAAATCCGCCAGGGACAAGGCGGGCAAGGACGGCTCCAAGGCCAAGACCGACGGGAAGGGCGCGCAGGCGTCCGCGCCCTCGCCGGTGATGGCCGACGACGGCAAGCCCGGCTCCCCAGGCGTGAACCTGGCCACCCCCGGGCGCCGGAAGATGGCCAAGCAGCTGGTGGAGCAGCTGGGGCTCACGGTGCACACGGTGATGGTGGACGCGGGCCACGGCGGCAAGGACCCCGGCGCGCACGGCCCCGGCGGACTCTATGAGAAGAACGTCACCCTGGAGGTCGCGAAGCTCCTGGGCAAGCGCCTGGAGCACATGGGCTTCGAGGTGCTCTACACCCGCTCCCAGGACAAGTTCGTCCCCCTGGAGGTGCGCACGGCCATGGCCAACGCGCGCAAGGCCGACCTGTTCGTGTCCGTGCACTGCAACGCGCACCCCGATCCGGGTTCGTCGGGCCTGGAGACCTATTCGCTGAACCTGGCCTCCACCGCCGACGAGGTGCGTGTGGCCGCCCGCGAGAACGCCGTGGACCCCAGGCGCATCTCGGACATGCAGAAGATCCTGGACGACCTCATGCACGCCTCCAAGCTGACCGAGTCGCGCGACTTCGCCAAGACCACGCACCAGTCGGCCCTGTCCCAGGCCCGCAAGAGCCTCAACCTGCGCGACCGGGGACTGCACGAGGCTCCCTTCTACGTGCTGCTCGGGGCCAAGATGCCCGCCATCCTGGTGGAGATCGGCTACATCACCAACCCCGCCGAGGCCGCCAAGCTGCGCGACGCCAAGTACCTGGACGGCCTGGCCCAGGGCATCGCCGACGGCGTGAAGGCCTACAAGGAACGCATCGAACGCTTCGCGGACAAGGGGTAACGGGGACCAGGGAGGACGCCCGGGGAGAGGCCGGATCGTTGGCGGTGGACGGCTGCGGCCGGCAAGGGGAAGCCTCCGGCGGCCACTGGAACCAGCCCCTTTGGAATCCCGTTTTTTGAGACGTTCAGGGGGGTGTCCGGCTGAGAGGGCGTTCGCCCCCTTAAGATTGTTTGCCTCTCGGCCGATTCCTGGTATGGGTTTGTCAAACCAGGAGGATTTGCCATGAAAAGGTGTCTTTTGGCTCTCGTCTGTATGGCCGCTCTTTCAGGGAGCGCCCTGGCCCAGTCTTCGCCCTCGTTCACCTATCCCGGCCTCGAAGGCCTGCTCTACAGCGGCATGACCGCACAGCAGCAGAACGTGTACAACGCCATCCAGGTGTACATGAACTACTCCACCCAGGTGGTCACGGCCGCCGCCTACAGCAGCGCCCAGAAGAAGCTCCAGAACGGGGAGACGCTCACGGCCTTCGACAACACGCTCCTGGCGCGCGGGCCGTTCGCCATCACCACCGGCAACCAGGCGTTCGTGCCCATCGGCGGCACGACCACCACGACGCCGTAGCGGAACGGGGTCAGACCCTTGCGCCGCCGCTCCGGGACAGGCGGACAGTCCCGGAGCAGGCGGAGCCGTCGCCTTCAGGTGCCGGAGCCGCAGGCTCGTCCGGCCGCGCCGTCGCGTCCTTTTCCGCCTCGATCTCCCTGGCCCAGGCACTCAACTCCTTGAGAATGGGCACCAGCCCCGCGCCTCGCCCGGTGAGCGAATACTCCACCCTTGGCGGCACCTGGGGATGCGCCCGGCGCAACACCAGTCCGTCCGCCTCCAGTTCGCGCAGCTGCTGCGTGAGCATCTTCTGGGTCACGTTGGGCATGAGCCTGCGCAGCTCGCCGAAGCGAAGCGTCCCTTGCGCCCCCAGCAGCCAGAGGATGATGGGCTTCCACTTGCCGCCCACCATCATGAGCGCCAGCTCCATGGAGCAGTAATACTGTTTGCCGTTGTGTTCCTTGGGGATGCAGCGGGGAGCGTTCTTGGTCATGTTCGGGCCTGCCTGGGGTGTTTGGCGGGTGGTTCCCGGGAGGGAACCAGCGCACCGGTTTGTGCCTGCTTGCCAAGCGCCGCAAGAATAGTACAAGCGGCGCAAACGGTAAACGTGTCCAGCCTGGCCGCATCCCGGCGGAGGGACCCGGCGGCCCGGGCGCAGACGCGAACCGCAAGCGAGGAAGCCAATGGATCTCATCACCGTCGATACGTCCGCCTGCCAGCGTGACGGCATGTGCTTGGAAGTCTGCCCCGTGGGATGCATCGAAACGGACGCCGACGGCTTTCCCCGGCAGACTCCGGACGCGACCTGCATCGCCTGCGGGCATTGCGTGGCCGTGTGCCCCCATGGAGCCCTGTCCAACGTGAACGTGGACGCCGGAGCCTGCCGCCCGGTGCCCAAGAACCTGCCCGGAGAAGAGGCCGTGCGCGCGCTCATGCTCACAAGGCGCTCGGTTCGGGCCTACAAGGACAAGCCCGTGGACCCCGCCGTGCTGACCGGGCTTCTGGACACGGCCCGCTACGCCCCCACGGCGGTCAACACCCAGCACGTGTCCTGGGTGGCCTGCGCGGACCCGGCCAAGGTCAGGCAGGCCGCCGGCTTGTGCATGGAGTGGCTGCGGGGCGCGGGCATCTATCCGAAAATGGTCGAGGCCTGGGACAAGGGCCATGACGCGGCCCTGCGCGGGGCCCCGGCCTTCGTGGTGGCCCACTGCCCGGCGGACTATGCCTGGGGCGACGTGGATTGCACCATCGCGCTCAGCTACCTGGAGCTGGCGGCGGCCTCGGCCGGGCTCGGCACCTGTTGGGCCGGGCTTCTGACCCGCGCCGCCCAGGCCAGCCCGGCCCTGTCCGCGCTGCTGGGCATCCCCGAGGGCCGCACGGCCAAGGGCGGGCTCATGATCGGCCACGCCAAGTACCGCTACCGCCTGATCCCGCCCAGAAACGAGGCCTGCATCTCCTGGGTGTAGGCTCCGGCCCCCTTCCGTTCCCGTCCCCCTCCGACGGCCGCCCTCCGCCGGGGGAGGGACGGTTCATTCGAGGCTGGGACCCAGCTGAGCGGGAGCCTCGGCCGGGTTGTTCGCGCCGGAGGCCGTGTCCGCCCTTGACGAGGGGCTGCGCGGCCACTAGGTTGATCAAGGCTGGGCGTGCTTTCCCCGCCGATCCATCCCTTCTCGCGAGGTCGTGATGCGTTTGCCATGTACGCGCGTGTCGCTTTGCGCGGCCGGTTTTGTGGTCCTGGCGGCTTTGTTGTTGGCGGCCTGGCCTGGCTTGGCCGAGGTCTACACCTGGAAGGACGAGAAGGGCGTGGTCCACATGTCCGACCGCAAGGCCCTGGACGCGGGCAAGAACGTCACCGAGATGACCGGCGTCAAGGGCCAGCCCGTGCAGGGCGGTCGCAGGGAGATGATCCAGGCCATGCTGGCAAGCGCCCGCAACGACGCCCGGTACGTGGAGCTCCAGAAGCTCGCGGCCGAGTACAAGCGCAGCCACACCTATTCCATGGCCGACTATTTCGTGTGCGTGGACATGGCCCTGGACATGGCCAACATCCTCAAGACCAAGAATTTCGCCCCCAAGGTGGTGGCGGGCAGCTTCAAGGTGGATACCGCCGGGATGGCTCCGGACAAGGCCATGAAAGCCTACGACCACGCCTGGGTGGTGGTGGAGCTCTCGCCGGGGGTGAACGTGGCCCTGGAAACCACGGGGGGATTCGTGGTGGACGAGAAAATTCCCAACTTCGAATATTATTACCAAGGGTTGGTCTTCCAGTCGCCCCGGCAGGCCAAGGAGACCGACGTGCTCATCCGCTCGGTCAACGAGACCTGCGGCAAGGCCCAGGAACTCATCAAGGACTGGAACAACACCCAGGCGGGCCGGGTGGTGGACCAACGCGGCCTCGAGGCCAAGGGCCGCATGGACGCCAAGATCTCCGAATGCACCTCCGTGAGCCAGCAGTATGCGGAACTGATCAAGTCGCAGTACAAGAGGCTGTACTGAGGCGGCGCGCCGCAACGGGTGTCATTTCGTTCCCGCGTTCCTGATCTTGCCCAGCAGGTGCTTCTCCATCTCCCTGCCATCCTTGCGCAGCCGGATCAGCTCGGCCTCCAGCACCTTGAGCTTGCCGGTCATGTCCTCACCGAGCTTTTTCAGTCCCTCGATTTCGGCCTGGGACCTCGCCAACTCGGCCTTCAGGGCGTCCACGGTTTCCTCGGGGAGGGCGGCCTGAAGCGGCGGGACGGGGTGGCCGGGCTGGGTCTGGGCCAGGTATCCCTGCAGGCGCTGCCCGATGGCCTCGGCCATGGCCGCGCCAATGCGCATGGCCATCTCCTCCCCGGACATGGTCCCGGTTCCGGCGTATCCGGCAGCGGGCACCGGCGTGACCACCAGCGGTTCGCCCGGACCGGCCTGGGGCGGGTAGCGGCGCAGCAGCTCGGCCTTGGCGTCGGACAGGGACATTCCGGATTCCAGGAGCGCCCCGATGGCCTTGAACACCTCCACGGCGTCCGCCGGGAAGCGCTTGTGGCGACCCTGGCCGACGCTCGGCAGCGCCTGGCCGAAACGGTTCTTCCAGTAGTGCAGGGTGGACTCGGGCAGGTCCAGCAGCTTGGCGATGGCCGAGATGGAGTACAGCTTGGTTTCGGTCACGGTGGCTTCCTCGGGAGGGTTTCCAGTTGAGTAGATCGGGCGGGAGGGCGCGTCAACGTTCTCGTGGCGGACGGGCGTATGTTGCGGCAAGGTTCACCGGAACTTCATGATCCCGCAACATGGCGCGGGTAGCTCAGGGCGACAGGACTCCACACTATCGGGAGGCAGCCATGAATCACACGACCACGCCCCATCGGGGCGATCTTTTCTCCCTTGAGGCGAGCATCAAGAACCCCCTGGCCAGATCGGTGATCAAGGCCGTGGGCAAGCCGCTGGGCAAGGTCCTGGCGCTGGACAGGATATCGGAACGCTGGCGGGGCATCCCCGAAGGGGCCACGGGCTCGGACTTCCTGCGCGGGCTCATCCGCGCCTTCGGCTTCGGCAGCTCGGCCACGGCCGAGGACCTGGCCCGCATCCCCAAGGACGGCCCCGTGGTGGTGGTGGCCAACCATCCCTTCGGCGGCATGGAGGGCCTGCTCCTGGCCGAGATGCTCCACGCGGTGCGCCCGGACGTGAAGATCATGGCCAACTACCTTTTGGGGCGCATCCGCGAGCTGCGCGACATGTTCATCCTGGTGGACCCCTTCGGAGGCGAGAAGTCCCTGGCCCGCAACATCGCCCCCCTGCGCGAGAGCGTGGCCTGGCTGCGCGACGGGGCCTGCCTGGGCGTGTTCCCGGCCGGCGAGGTGGCCCACTTCTCCGTGCGCGAGCGTCGCGTGGCCGAACCCCGCTGGAGCCCGTCCATCGCACGCATCATCAAGTCCTGCGGGGCCACGGTGGTGCCGGTGCACTTCTCGGGGGCAAACGGGCCGGTGTTCCACCTGGCCGGGATGCTGCACCCGAGGCTGCGCACCATGCTGCTCGGCCGCGAGTTCGTGAACAAATCCCGCAAGACCGTGGAGGTCCGGGTGGGCCAGCCCATCGGAGCCGAGCGGCTGGCGGACATGACCGACAGCCAGGCCGCCGACTACCTGCGCCTGCGCACCGAGGTGCTGGGCGGAGCTTCACTGCGGCAGGGGCGCATCCTCAAGCGTTTTCCGGTGCGCACAATCTCCCGCCAGGAGGCCCTGGCCGCCCCGCAGGACGCCGGGCTCATGGCCGAGGAGCTGGCCCGGCTGCCCGAAAAAAGCCTGTTGCTGGAAAGCGGGGAGTACAAAGTCTACGAGGCCCGCGCCCGGGAGATTCCCCAGGTGCTCAAGGAGATCGGCCGGCTGCGCGAGCTGACCTTCCGCAAGGTGGGGGAGGGCACGGGCAAGTCCTGCGACCTGGACGGGTTCGACGCCCACTACGCCCACGTCTTCATCTGGAACGGGAAGAAGCACGAAGTGGTGGGGGCCTACCGCCTGGGGCGCTCCGACGAGATACTGGCGGCGCGCGGCCCCGGCGGGCTCTACGTGACCACGCTGTTCAAGCTCAAGCCCGCCTTCCTGCACGAGCTGGGGCCGGCCCTGGAGATGGGGCGCAGCTTCGTTCGACCCGAATACCAGCGCAACTACAACTCGCTCCTGCTCCTGTGGCGGGGCATCGGCACGGTGGTGGCCCGCGAGCCCAGGTACCGCAAGCTCTTCGGACCGGTGAGCATCACCAACGAGTACCAGGCCGCCTCGCGCCAGCTCATCGCCGGGTATTTCGAG
Proteins encoded:
- a CDS encoding nitroreductase family protein, with translation MDLITVDTSACQRDGMCLEVCPVGCIETDADGFPRQTPDATCIACGHCVAVCPHGALSNVNVDAGACRPVPKNLPGEEAVRALMLTRRSVRAYKDKPVDPAVLTGLLDTARYAPTAVNTQHVSWVACADPAKVRQAAGLCMEWLRGAGIYPKMVEAWDKGHDAALRGAPAFVVAHCPADYAWGDVDCTIALSYLELAAASAGLGTCWAGLLTRAAQASPALSALLGIPEGRTAKGGLMIGHAKYRYRLIPPRNEACISWV
- a CDS encoding N-acetylmuramoyl-L-alanine amidase; this encodes MKFRTFLAFAAVLWAGLVLFTVPAWAESAQPGAKDAAASARTGSKPAGKSAKKDAPKPAAGAKAPKKAVVTDVQVYSGRDYSRIVLVLSGEAGRKWQLLPPDPKDGGVRRLYVDLDDTVIKPGVPSRFDVRGDVARKVRLSYFKPGVARLVVEVENLKNQQVFELENPCRVIVDVQGEASKKDPAQAKGAEKDASGKSARDKAGKDGSKAKTDGKGAQASAPSPVMADDGKPGSPGVNLATPGRRKMAKQLVEQLGLTVHTVMVDAGHGGKDPGAHGPGGLYEKNVTLEVAKLLGKRLEHMGFEVLYTRSQDKFVPLEVRTAMANARKADLFVSVHCNAHPDPGSSGLETYSLNLASTADEVRVAARENAVDPRRISDMQKILDDLMHASKLTESRDFAKTTHQSALSQARKSLNLRDRGLHEAPFYVLLGAKMPAILVEIGYITNPAEAAKLRDAKYLDGLAQGIADGVKAYKERIERFADKG
- the glmS gene encoding glutamine--fructose-6-phosphate transaminase (isomerizing); translation: MCGIIGYSGHRPAVPVIIEGLKRLEYRGYDSAGVAYVQRGELRVVRAEGKLINLENRLAESPSHTATSGMGHTRWATHGLPVERNAHPHRDASGKIALVHNGIIENYQELREELKSQGVAFASETDTEVLAQLVGKYLAETGKLDLAVSKALSRVDGSYAICVVSLEHPGILYAARKSSPLVMGVGVGENFVASDIPAFLPYTREVVFLEDGEMVRIDANSWKVMDAATLEPVEKTPQHIAWDVQAAQKGGYKHFMLKEIFEQPRVISDCLAGRIDHKAGKAHLPDLEGLPAPTRLTIVACGTSYHAGLWGMYLLETWAKIPTRVEIASEFRYRDPILGPGDTVLAISQSGETADTLAGMRLARERGATVIGLCNVVGSTVSRESDRVIYTQAGPEMSVASTKAMCSQLTLLTLLALHWGQEKGVLPPDARANCLKALTHLPDILAAELPRMRTRAQELARAYSEARSFLYLGRGPCYPLALEGALKLKEISYIHAEGYASGEMKHGPIALIDPKFPTFALAPCDELFPKVKSNLEEVQARGGKVIALTRAGSELHVDHAWEVPEVWGPMNTFMLLPALQLFAYEMADYLGKDVDQPRNLAKSVTVE
- a CDS encoding XTP/dITP diphosphatase; its protein translation is MTQVVLATRNLGKVRELQAMLEGQDIEVLGLDRFPEIGEIEETGETFEDNARLKAKAVSEATGLIALADDSGLSVDALGNEPGVRSARYSGENATDASNNEKILEAMKDVQGDKRACKFISAIVVHAPDGHELVFHGVWFGRLGLEPKGDNGFGYDPLFYDPELRLTAAEMTSEQKNSRSHRGRAMRELMKYFPGFVDKLAREAAMTPEQRDFRDRYEGVKGWLKFLSMAMMGAVPLLAAFIVSRNLKFMQALEAPGGPPRELAAEVAKALTLENVLATMVGFLVFWGGISLYRRRKGAVLLAKIAWLAVPLASGVEYLATQYFAYPPNVRDMASMAALANALPGLFAATIAVYYLTVSKRVKATFFPDGAS
- a CDS encoding two-component system sensor histidine kinase NtrB, producing MNQTPSDAVGKVCALTLAQERNLLSSVIDQIPDDIVILDAASCVVDVNRAVTDRLGGKREEYQGKPCWEVLAGFKGICEPEMDVSRWEAVRHGGKSEEVYTSVDSHGRMQYFRVYLYPVMDGAGALSHVVVLRRDVTQGTYMERRLQQSEKLAAVGELSTYVAHEIRNPLFAIAGFANSLLRSGSLDDKARSKVSVILEESNRLDKILKSLLNFSRPTQGMEGQVDVSRVAEATMELMSLACQKQGIEVRVEAGNGLPMVHGDPELIKQCIINMVKNSMEAMPGGGRIDLRCYMRGDRAVAEVADTGAGIPPENLDQVFNPFFSTKDKGAGLGLAMIKKILDESGGSVELESEVGKGTTVRLLLSPLMAADESDVSGKAAPRHDSKWIAGVGSKEEA
- a CDS encoding mechanosensitive ion channel domain-containing protein, which gives rise to MPRIRISGFLLVVITLFAVNPHPARAEEGESWKLMLQRNYEELQYQIDYVDGVSQNLPGMVKQTRQDLSALRKKLDELMVLGRATGGNPMELRAILAGLEILQARVDAVTQPFQKADTDLKKFQERLAELETEFARQAAEGPSQDINKALGDFLGDLRKLKGKLGRVKTVLDQGLSPTRDLQSGIGRSAQAVTDRIPRAWKDYYLAPGKALLSLGAWQEAKQRLGDPSRFAGVYSAFLDGGEAHLRDVLVRLLGLAAVLVGASAVALKRLGTRIPGFRMTRPLGCLAWLSLGAAVLWATSGPAFVLVRAETSALAEILMARGVLGLSWFLRSWQLGEAAPAKNPAGLHWWMFACAVLLQMPWMPEALRGGAWVVILALAGWLVRRAGARAAKAAVADQAGSACLAAPADVVSRLAAWSGWIYPVLCLPALFGWMNVTMLATEGWFLLLVFFQAGLGLYGLVERLAARPSYDLASELAKGLVGGVALPLTAISMAGCFLFWLSMAMGGRSVFWSLVSADVEESGFSLDLARLSAMFIGFYLARAATRVADRLIAELPARRPDLERGVLNLLETLSTYLVWGVYVLTAMRLAGASFTSLAVVAGGLSVGIGFGLQNIINNFISGLILLFGRSVQAGDILQIGEIWGVVQRVNIRNTIVQTFDNATLFVPNSDLIAQKIVNWSHKDRRVRRSLEVGVAYGSDTARVHALLVEAASAHPHVLADPKPTAQFTAFADSSLNFKLLFWVDDLDNAGRTSSEIHMAVERIFRENGIGIPFQQREVITGARPDPERQIGFDSAPEAGRKEP
- a CDS encoding winged helix-turn-helix transcriptional regulator encodes the protein MTKNAPRCIPKEHNGKQYYCSMELALMMVGGKWKPIILWLLGAQGTLRFGELRRLMPNVTQKMLTQQLRELEADGLVLRRAHPQVPPRVEYSLTGRGAGLVPILKELSAWAREIEAEKDATARPDEPAAPAPEGDGSACSGTVRLSRSGGARV